The Neobacillus sp. OS1-2 genome includes a window with the following:
- a CDS encoding cobyric acid synthase, whose product MKGIMIQGTASDVGKSLIVTALCRILANEGVKVAPFKSQNMSNYTCVIADGKEISRAQGIQAEAARLIATEWMNPIVLKPLPSQQAEVIYFGRSIELLSGRDYRDHFYEKGLEAIKESLDQLETEYEMLVIEGAGSPVEINLTDREMVNMRVAEMADVPVVLVADIDRGGVFASIVGTLELLNPGERQRVKGLIINKFQGDLTLFEDGIQWLEEKTGIPVVGVLPFIENHMIEVEDSLSKEVEVTVERITADERYENLAAEMKRHLKWDLIKDIIHQWGGR is encoded by the coding sequence ATGAAAGGAATCATGATTCAAGGTACTGCTTCAGATGTCGGTAAAAGTTTAATAGTTACGGCATTATGCCGGATTTTAGCAAACGAGGGTGTGAAAGTCGCGCCATTTAAATCGCAAAATATGTCAAATTACACCTGCGTTATAGCAGACGGAAAAGAGATTAGTAGAGCACAAGGAATTCAAGCAGAAGCGGCCAGATTAATAGCAACTGAATGGATGAATCCAATTGTATTAAAGCCGCTTCCAAGCCAGCAAGCTGAAGTGATTTATTTCGGAAGATCGATAGAATTACTTTCTGGAAGGGATTACCGGGACCACTTTTACGAAAAGGGTTTGGAGGCAATTAAGGAATCTCTAGACCAATTAGAAACAGAATATGAGATGTTAGTGATTGAAGGGGCTGGCAGTCCAGTAGAAATAAATTTAACCGATCGCGAAATGGTCAATATGAGAGTGGCAGAAATGGCAGACGTTCCAGTAGTGCTTGTAGCTGATATTGATCGCGGCGGAGTCTTTGCCAGTATTGTTGGAACGCTCGAACTGCTAAACCCTGGCGAGAGGCAAAGAGTAAAGGGATTAATAATTAATAAATTCCAAGGGGATCTTACATTATTCGAGGATGGGATTCAGTGGCTGGAGGAAAAAACAGGGATTCCTGTGGTAGGTGTCTTGCCATTTATTGAAAATCATATGATAGAGGTTGAGGATTCGTTGTCAAAGGAAGTAGAGGTAACGGTTGAAAGAATTACTGCAGATGAAAGATATGAGAACCTTGCTGCGGAGATGAAACGTCACCTTAAATGGGATCTTATTAAAGATATCATCCATCAATGGGGCGGAAGATGA
- a CDS encoding adenosylcobinamide amidohydrolase encodes MLSVQHVSGGYADESVLKDISFQVKRGELFGILGPNGSGKTTLLKMISGILPFKQGDIFINGKRLQEYGIKQLAQMVAVLSQHSSQSFSYTVKETVSLGRYAHQKGWFQTWTKEDEDVVQRVMNQTGISLFQQKNIQELSGGERQRVFLAQALAQEPEILLLDEPTNHLDLSYQKELLDLLTHWTMEKGLTVISIFHDLNLAGLYCDRLLLLEKGTINSNHIPNEVLREDRIREVYHTKIQKQPHPKVAAPQLVLLPEVERRMENFEITEEMILVSNEFIKLQSPAPLRTMSSGVVGAGTGWHQTFVNRHVRKDYNCDDHRREMAAFLKDKGFEPSATVGMMTAVVLEDVAYQRVKQDDFSVLVVVTAGVGNAIDASKSERHDLIQLPGTINTWIFVNGELTEEAFIQSIITATEAKVKAMHDLKVMDKVTGTIATGTSTDSILIAATQFGKELEFAGTITPLGRLISKVVYQCTTEAIQKSQKRKHQ; translated from the coding sequence ATGCTTAGCGTTCAACACGTTTCGGGTGGTTATGCAGATGAATCCGTTTTAAAGGACATTTCATTTCAAGTAAAACGAGGGGAATTGTTCGGGATTTTAGGGCCAAATGGAAGCGGAAAAACGACCCTTTTAAAAATGATTAGTGGGATCTTACCGTTTAAACAAGGTGATATTTTCATAAATGGAAAAAGGCTTCAGGAATATGGAATCAAACAGCTAGCACAAATGGTCGCTGTTCTTTCGCAGCATTCTTCACAATCGTTTTCCTACACGGTTAAAGAGACCGTTTCACTTGGTAGATATGCTCATCAAAAAGGCTGGTTTCAAACATGGACCAAAGAGGATGAGGATGTTGTTCAGCGAGTAATGAACCAAACTGGAATATCGTTATTTCAACAAAAAAACATTCAAGAGTTATCTGGTGGCGAAAGACAACGGGTATTCCTTGCGCAAGCATTGGCCCAGGAGCCTGAAATTCTTCTATTAGATGAACCAACAAATCATTTGGATTTATCTTATCAGAAGGAACTTCTTGACCTTTTAACACACTGGACAATGGAGAAGGGCTTAACGGTCATCTCGATCTTCCATGATTTAAATCTAGCTGGTTTATATTGCGATCGATTGCTGCTGCTTGAAAAGGGAACCATCAATAGTAATCATATTCCGAATGAAGTCTTAAGAGAAGATAGAATTAGAGAGGTTTACCATACCAAGATTCAAAAACAACCCCATCCGAAGGTGGCAGCGCCGCAATTGGTGTTACTGCCGGAAGTGGAACGGAGAATGGAAAACTTTGAAATTACTGAAGAAATGATACTGGTTTCAAATGAGTTCATTAAATTGCAATCCCCTGCACCGTTAAGAACCATGTCTTCAGGTGTGGTCGGGGCGGGAACAGGCTGGCATCAGACATTTGTTAATCGCCACGTCAGGAAGGACTATAATTGTGATGATCATCGAAGGGAAATGGCGGCCTTTTTAAAGGATAAGGGCTTTGAACCATCAGCGACTGTTGGGATGATGACAGCTGTGGTCCTTGAGGATGTTGCATACCAAAGGGTCAAACAGGACGACTTCTCGGTTTTAGTTGTTGTCACGGCAGGGGTTGGAAATGCAATTGATGCCTCGAAAAGTGAAAGGCATGACCTCATTCAACTTCCTGGGACGATTAACACGTGGATTTTCGTAAATGGTGAATTAACAGAGGAGGCCTTTATTCAAAGCATCATAACCGCTACGGAAGCAAAGGTAAAAGCGATGCATGATTTAAAGGTAATGGATAAGGTCACTGGAACGATTGCGACTGGAACGTCAACGGATAGTATTTTAATTGCGGCTACCCAATTTGGGAAGGAGCTAGAGTTTGCTGGAACGATTACCCCTTTAGGCAGGCTTATTAGTAAAGTTGTGTATCAATGTACAACAGAGGCGATTCAAAAGTCACAAAAAAGGAAGCACCAATGA
- a CDS encoding cob(I)yrinic acid a,c-diamide adenosyltransferase: MRIYTRTGDKGKTSIIGGRVDKDDTRVEAYGTVDEVNSFVGQAIQELDQEIFKDVLGDLEKIQHELFDCGGDLASVTEKRELKLQQESIDYLEQKIDEYIAEAPELERFILPGGTKPSASIHIARTVTRRAERLVVKLVKADPKTPEIALQYLNRLSNYFFALARVINFRLHVGDVEYVRSARVFRDGKRKEEK; encoded by the coding sequence ATGAGAATTTATACAAGAACAGGTGACAAAGGAAAAACAAGTATTATTGGCGGTAGGGTAGATAAAGATGATACAAGGGTTGAGGCATACGGAACAGTTGATGAAGTAAATTCCTTTGTAGGGCAGGCCATCCAGGAACTTGATCAGGAAATTTTCAAGGATGTCCTTGGTGATCTGGAAAAAATTCAACATGAATTATTCGATTGCGGCGGCGACCTGGCAAGTGTTACGGAAAAACGGGAGTTAAAGCTTCAGCAAGAATCGATTGACTACCTGGAACAGAAAATTGACGAATATATTGCAGAGGCACCAGAACTGGAACGGTTTATTTTACCTGGTGGTACGAAGCCATCAGCCTCCATTCATATTGCTAGAACGGTTACAAGGAGAGCAGAAAGATTAGTGGTAAAACTAGTAAAGGCTGACCCGAAAACTCCCGAAATTGCCCTGCAATATCTAAATCGTTTATCAAATTATTTTTTTGCCTTAGCAAGAGTCATTAACTTCCGACTACATGTGGGTGACGTGGAATATGTCCGTAGTGCTAGAGTGTTTAGGGATGGGAAGCGCAAGGAGGAAAAGTAG
- a CDS encoding ECF transporter S component has translation MKGKIVSWLAMFTALSVVGAVIKIPAIIGTVALDAFPALLAAVLLGSGAGAIVAVFGHLLSAVVGGFPLGPMHFLIAAEMALLVWLFGYLYKNSKKVLASVLFILGNSIVAPIPFIFILNKGFYLAIVPSLLIGSIINSGIAYIAIPRLSFLFSNPFMKNEANQ, from the coding sequence ATGAAAGGTAAAATAGTCAGCTGGCTCGCCATGTTTACTGCCTTGTCTGTTGTCGGCGCTGTCATTAAGATTCCCGCAATTATTGGTACTGTAGCATTGGATGCCTTCCCAGCGCTTTTGGCTGCAGTCTTACTGGGCAGTGGCGCGGGAGCCATTGTAGCTGTATTTGGGCATTTATTATCTGCCGTAGTAGGCGGGTTTCCATTAGGCCCTATGCACTTTTTAATCGCAGCGGAAATGGCTTTACTTGTGTGGCTTTTTGGATACCTTTATAAAAATAGCAAAAAGGTTTTAGCAAGTGTGCTTTTTATCCTTGGAAATTCCATTGTAGCACCGATCCCGTTTATTTTTATACTAAATAAAGGCTTTTATTTGGCGATTGTCCCATCCTTGCTGATCGGATCGATCATAAATAGTGGAATTGCATACATTGCCATTCCACGACTCTCGTTTCTGTTTTCAAATCCATTCATGAAGAATGAGGCAAATCAATGA
- the cobS gene encoding adenosylcobinamide-GDP ribazoletransferase, protein MKKILKGFMINLQFFTAIPITRELPMDQEHLRKAVQTFPLIGLFQGVFYACLFFAVHQFTPFSHLATAFILWLATILLTGGIHLDGWMDASDAYFSYQNVEKRLEIMKDPRSGAFGVLSVMVLLSCRFLFIYESTLNPTPLLYIFIAGIPFLSKSNMGVLLLTVKTAKSEGLGLLFQSAAKPQVLRIYPFYLIGFLLLVLFWSDGGILISMLILTATGCFFFCRRYAVKWYGGITGDVLGASVEGTELILWMTVWLLHYFVME, encoded by the coding sequence ATGAAAAAAATTTTAAAAGGATTCATGATTAACCTGCAATTTTTTACGGCTATTCCCATTACGCGTGAATTACCAATGGACCAAGAACATCTGAGAAAAGCCGTGCAGACTTTTCCGCTAATTGGTTTATTTCAAGGAGTTTTTTATGCATGTTTATTTTTTGCTGTTCATCAATTTACTCCTTTTTCTCATTTAGCTACTGCCTTCATCCTTTGGCTGGCAACGATACTTCTAACGGGAGGAATACATCTAGATGGCTGGATGGATGCGAGTGATGCTTACTTTTCCTACCAGAATGTAGAGAAAAGACTTGAAATCATGAAGGATCCAAGGTCAGGTGCTTTTGGTGTCCTTTCGGTCATGGTGTTATTATCGTGCCGATTTTTATTTATCTATGAGAGTACGTTAAATCCTACTCCCTTACTATACATCTTTATCGCTGGAATCCCGTTTTTGAGTAAAAGTAACATGGGTGTCCTATTATTAACTGTTAAAACAGCTAAAAGTGAAGGTCTGGGTTTATTATTTCAAAGTGCAGCAAAACCACAGGTATTAAGGATCTATCCTTTTTATCTTATTGGCTTTCTGTTGCTTGTCCTGTTTTGGTCTGACGGTGGCATTCTTATTAGCATGTTGATTTTAACCGCTACTGGTTGTTTCTTTTTTTGCCGCCGTTATGCTGTGAAATGGTATGGTGGAATAACGGGAGATGTGCTGGGAGCTTCTGTGGAAGGGACTGAGTTAATCCTATGGATGACCGTGTGGTTATTGCATTATTTCGTCATGGAGTAA
- the cbiB gene encoding adenosylcobinamide-phosphate synthase CbiB, translating into MILYHVIAILTASILDLFVGDPPNWPHPVKWIGKLIAHLEKRWNSGEFKKWIGLVMLLFVLLLVFTIVLIVVLIGYKIHPLVGIAAESIVISTTIAQKSLKEAALEVYHPLKSGDLVEARKKLSYIVGRDTNDLDESEIARGAIETVAENTCDGVTAPLFWALIGGAPLAMVYRAANTCDSMVGHLNDRYKEFGWASAKWDDVMNWIPSRLTGMIMLIGKLPFRSDHRKAWSILIRDAKKHPSPNSGWGEAAVAAILGIQLGGINYYKGMISNRAKMGEAHSPIQAHHILKANDILGRTVFLFLLLLAIGGMLVELAVTWF; encoded by the coding sequence ATGATTCTTTATCACGTAATTGCCATTTTGACTGCTTCTATCCTTGATTTGTTTGTAGGTGATCCACCCAATTGGCCGCATCCTGTAAAGTGGATTGGAAAATTGATTGCACATCTTGAAAAGCGCTGGAATTCCGGGGAGTTTAAAAAATGGATCGGGCTAGTCATGCTCCTTTTTGTTTTACTATTGGTCTTCACGATTGTATTGATAGTTGTTTTAATAGGATACAAGATTCACCCCCTTGTAGGAATCGCTGCGGAAAGTATAGTTATATCTACCACCATAGCCCAAAAAAGCTTGAAGGAAGCGGCTCTTGAAGTCTACCACCCATTAAAATCCGGGGATCTGGTCGAAGCCAGAAAGAAACTTTCTTATATTGTGGGCCGCGATACGAATGACCTTGACGAAAGTGAAATTGCAAGAGGGGCGATAGAGACGGTTGCTGAAAATACATGTGATGGTGTGACTGCCCCTTTGTTCTGGGCACTCATAGGTGGTGCCCCGTTAGCAATGGTCTACCGGGCAGCCAATACATGTGATTCGATGGTGGGGCATTTGAATGATAGATACAAAGAGTTCGGCTGGGCATCTGCTAAATGGGATGATGTGATGAATTGGATTCCGAGTCGATTAACGGGGATGATCATGTTAATAGGAAAACTGCCATTCAGGAGTGATCATCGCAAAGCCTGGTCGATTTTAATTCGTGATGCCAAAAAGCACCCGAGTCCAAACAGCGGCTGGGGTGAGGCGGCAGTGGCTGCTATTCTAGGTATTCAATTGGGCGGTATCAATTATTACAAAGGAATGATTTCTAATCGTGCAAAAATGGGAGAGGCTCATTCTCCTATTCAAGCCCACCACATCTTAAAGGCGAATGACATTTTAGGGAGAACTGTTTTCTTATTTTTATTATTATTAGCGATCGGAGGGATGCTTGTTGAATTGGCCGTCACATGGTTCTAA
- a CDS encoding histidine phosphatase family protein, with the protein MVIALFRHGVTEENKRKAYLGWNDSELTVESAKMSTSKNYESYFSSDLQRCIRTAKILFPTSIPYQLKELREMNFGEWEGKTYDDLKEDQHYCQWVSDVVSVCPPRGESFHEFTSRVQTGWKRIMDVVLLQRLKSCAIITHGGVIRYLLTKYAPDKKDFWCFQAQHDQGIELIFSKEALKGDGRCTSLLEVPLMVRENG; encoded by the coding sequence GTGGTTATTGCATTATTTCGTCATGGAGTAACAGAAGAAAATAAGCGAAAGGCTTATTTAGGATGGAATGATTCCGAATTAACGGTTGAATCTGCCAAAATGTCGACCAGTAAGAACTATGAATCCTATTTTTCTAGTGATTTGCAAAGATGTATCCGCACGGCAAAAATCTTATTTCCCACAAGTATTCCATATCAATTAAAAGAGTTACGGGAAATGAATTTTGGTGAATGGGAAGGGAAGACATACGACGATTTAAAGGAAGACCAGCACTATTGTCAATGGGTGTCAGACGTTGTGAGTGTCTGTCCACCTAGAGGTGAGTCTTTTCATGAGTTTACTAGCAGGGTGCAGACTGGTTGGAAAAGAATAATGGACGTTGTCCTTCTTCAACGGCTAAAGAGCTGTGCGATCATCACCCATGGCGGTGTGATTAGATATCTTTTAACTAAATATGCACCGGATAAGAAAGACTTTTGGTGCTTTCAGGCACAGCATGATCAAGGGATTGAACTTATTTTTTCGAAAGAAGCTTTAAAGGGGGATGGACGATGCACTTCATTACTGGAGGTGCCTTTAATGGTAAGAGAAAATGGGTAA
- a CDS encoding bifunctional adenosylcobinamide kinase/adenosylcobinamide-phosphate guanylyltransferase has protein sequence MAQSSLIFITGGVRSGKSKMAEKLAIEMAGKNGGRLTYLATGVPSDQEMQQRIDRHKGDRSAGDYCWQTIEQPVQIGTLSDSVVESDIILVDCVTTLLNNELFSTQRRWDESFFTSVKDSIITGILSLKRRAGAIIVVSNEVLNEPLIGTDLVFLYGRLLGQIHQTLVNEADRALLVETGIPIVMKEVGR, from the coding sequence TTGGCACAATCATCATTAATCTTCATTACCGGCGGTGTTAGAAGCGGAAAAAGCAAAATGGCTGAAAAATTGGCAATCGAGATGGCTGGCAAAAATGGCGGCCGATTAACCTATCTGGCAACGGGGGTCCCATCAGATCAAGAAATGCAGCAACGAATTGACAGGCACAAGGGTGATCGGTCTGCTGGGGACTATTGTTGGCAAACCATTGAACAGCCCGTTCAGATCGGAACACTGTCCGATTCTGTAGTAGAGAGTGATATCATTTTAGTAGATTGTGTGACAACTCTTTTGAATAATGAATTATTTTCTACCCAAAGAAGGTGGGACGAGTCTTTTTTTACATCTGTCAAAGATTCGATTATTACTGGAATTCTATCGCTAAAAAGGCGGGCAGGAGCCATAATTGTTGTAAGTAATGAGGTTTTAAACGAGCCACTAATCGGAACAGACCTTGTTTTTTTATATGGAAGATTATTGGGACAAATCCATCAAACATTAGTAAATGAAGCGGATCGGGCTCTATTAGTGGAGACTGGGATCCCCATCGTAATGAAGGAAGTGGGACGATGA
- a CDS encoding iron ABC transporter permease, with product MRRLFIQKYLNNPYIAFTLAGLFLFISMLLGISIGTVSVPMGTIIHIMMAKLFGLPSLDVIDPMQTSIVLNIRLPRVLLAGLVGAALAIAGAAFQGLLRNPLADPYTLGVSSGASVGAVLTLFFHLSIPFIGMFTLPLLSILFSFFTIFLVLAFARKIERSMRVETIILTGIIFSSFLGAFISLMIALTGDELRQIIGWLLGSVSMRGWEYIKIILPFFILGSAILLFNAKELNAMSFGEERAQHLGVNVQKRKLIILSAGSILTGAAVAVSGTIGFVGLVIPHLSRMLWGPDHRYLLPLSILIGSGFLILADLVSRTIISPTELPIGVITALIGAPVFALILLQRKRMERSG from the coding sequence TTGCGAAGGCTGTTTATCCAGAAGTATTTAAATAATCCATATATAGCTTTTACCCTGGCAGGACTATTCCTGTTCATTTCCATGCTTCTAGGAATCTCCATCGGAACTGTTTCAGTTCCGATGGGAACGATTATCCACATTATGATGGCTAAGCTTTTTGGGTTACCATCACTAGATGTCATCGATCCAATGCAAACAAGTATTGTGCTGAATATTCGCTTGCCTAGGGTTCTATTAGCTGGTCTTGTTGGGGCGGCTCTTGCGATAGCGGGAGCGGCATTTCAAGGCCTGTTACGGAATCCATTAGCAGATCCATATACATTGGGGGTCTCATCCGGTGCTTCCGTTGGGGCTGTACTGACATTGTTCTTTCATTTATCCATCCCTTTTATTGGGATGTTCACATTGCCATTATTGAGTATTCTATTTTCATTTTTTACCATATTCCTTGTTCTTGCCTTTGCCAGAAAAATTGAACGATCAATGAGAGTCGAGACGATTATTTTAACAGGAATTATTTTCAGCTCTTTTTTAGGTGCATTTATTTCACTTATGATCGCTTTAACCGGTGATGAGTTACGGCAAATTATTGGCTGGCTCCTGGGCAGTGTGTCAATGAGGGGCTGGGAATACATAAAAATCATCTTACCGTTTTTTATTTTGGGTTCAGCGATCCTCCTTTTTAATGCAAAAGAATTAAATGCGATGTCATTTGGGGAAGAGCGTGCGCAGCACTTAGGTGTTAATGTCCAGAAAAGAAAGCTCATCATTCTTTCTGCTGGTTCAATATTAACAGGAGCAGCAGTTGCTGTATCAGGGACGATTGGTTTTGTTGGATTAGTTATACCCCATCTTTCAAGAATGTTATGGGGACCCGATCATCGCTACCTTCTTCCACTTTCCATTTTAATCGGAAGTGGGTTCTTAATTCTCGCTGACCTCGTGTCCAGAACCATTATTTCTCCAACAGAATTACCGATTGGGGTTATTACTGCTTTAATTGGTGCACCAGTTTTTGCGCTGATTCTGCTCCAAAGAAAACGGATGGAAAGAAGTGGATAG
- the cobD gene encoding threonine-phosphate decarboxylase CobD — MNWPSHGSNPQYLYKAMGQSLPVDYTDFSANINPLGPPSSLKEKWPEFYQEIFVYPDPHAIKLKKIIAQKERIPDQSILIGNGGAELISLIARMLTGKRVLLIQPTFSEYENACKANNCDVVYHQLREPDFELNLDELHKKIEIADTLFLCNPNNPTGIQYPSSTIISLIKKCEQQNCLVILDEAFFDFLEEYDSFIPYINTCSNLIIIRSMTKMFTIPGIRLGYLVAQPAIVKRLNSLQAHWSINTLALLAGELCLQDESFIQLTREYICDERKRLFTFFKQYGFVVSSSKVNFYLLKDPLLDDQFPLFEFLLNKAVIPRHTVNFPGLEGKWLRFAIKGREENTALMEVLADWHNHH, encoded by the coding sequence TTGAATTGGCCGTCACATGGTTCTAATCCCCAATACCTATATAAAGCAATGGGGCAGTCACTCCCAGTGGATTATACTGATTTTAGCGCGAATATTAACCCACTTGGACCACCGTCTTCATTGAAAGAGAAGTGGCCGGAGTTTTATCAGGAAATTTTTGTTTACCCAGACCCGCATGCTATCAAGTTAAAAAAGATAATTGCACAGAAAGAACGTATTCCTGATCAATCTATATTAATTGGAAATGGCGGGGCAGAGTTGATTTCCTTGATTGCAAGGATGCTCACAGGAAAAAGGGTGTTGTTGATCCAGCCAACTTTTTCCGAATATGAAAATGCCTGCAAGGCAAACAATTGTGATGTAGTGTATCACCAACTAAGGGAGCCGGATTTTGAATTAAACCTTGATGAGTTGCATAAAAAAATAGAAATTGCTGATACATTGTTCTTATGTAACCCAAATAATCCAACAGGCATTCAGTATCCAAGTTCAACGATTATTTCATTAATTAAGAAATGTGAACAGCAAAACTGCTTGGTGATCTTAGATGAGGCATTTTTCGATTTCTTAGAAGAGTATGATTCATTTATTCCATACATAAATACATGTTCAAATTTAATTATTATTCGCTCAATGACCAAAATGTTTACAATCCCTGGAATTCGCCTGGGATATTTAGTTGCTCAGCCTGCGATTGTAAAGAGACTAAACTCCCTGCAAGCGCATTGGAGTATTAATACCCTTGCATTGTTGGCAGGTGAACTGTGTTTACAGGATGAATCCTTTATTCAATTGACACGGGAATATATCTGTGATGAACGGAAACGGTTGTTTACTTTTTTTAAGCAATACGGATTTGTCGTATCTTCATCCAAAGTGAATTTCTATTTATTGAAGGATCCACTGTTGGATGATCAGTTTCCTTTGTTCGAATTTCTACTTAACAAGGCTGTCATTCCACGGCATACCGTTAATTTTCCCGGTTTGGAGGGGAAATGGCTTCGATTTGCCATAAAAGGCAGGGAAGAAAATACGGCACTAATGGAGGTGTTGGCGGATTGGCACAATCATCATTAA
- a CDS encoding bifunctional adenosylcobinamide kinase/adenosylcobinamide-phosphate guanylyltransferase yields MHFITGGAFNGKRKWVKKEYNRNQEKQWLSAYNGFPLPFTIPENHLVEVVLEGIEVWVKELTMRYDADRCREIWNGCLEAWISWEKERAERKLIVIGTDITKGIVPVKEENRLWRDVTGWAYQDVAAKSDKVDVIWYGLNQTIK; encoded by the coding sequence ATGCACTTCATTACTGGAGGTGCCTTTAATGGTAAGAGAAAATGGGTAAAAAAGGAATATAATAGGAACCAGGAAAAGCAATGGCTATCTGCCTATAACGGTTTTCCGCTTCCCTTCACTATACCAGAAAACCACCTTGTTGAGGTAGTTCTTGAGGGAATAGAGGTATGGGTGAAGGAGTTGACAATGCGATATGATGCTGACCGTTGTCGCGAAATTTGGAACGGATGCTTAGAGGCGTGGATTTCATGGGAAAAGGAAAGGGCAGAGCGAAAATTGATTGTGATTGGGACTGATATTACAAAAGGAATTGTACCAGTCAAAGAAGAAAATAGACTATGGCGAGATGTAACGGGATGGGCCTATCAGGATGTAGCAGCTAAATCAGACAAAGTTGATGTCATATGGTATGGATTAAACCAAACAATTAAATAG